In Streptomyces sp. TLI_146, the genomic stretch GAGGCCGCCATGCCCATTCCGATCGTGACCACGTCGTTCGGGATGTACTGCATGGTGTCGTAGATCGCCATGCCGGCCGTCACCGAGCCGCCGGGGCTGTTGATGTAGAGGTAGATGTCCTTCTCCGGCTCGGCGGCCAGGAGGAGGAGCTGCGCGGTGATCTTGTTGGCGATGTCATCGTCGACCTGCTGGCCGAGGAAGATGATGCGCTCGTTGAGCAGCCGGTTGTAGACATGGTCGCCGAGGCCACCACCGAGGGACGGCTCGCCGGCGGCGTAAGGCATCAGATTCGTCACGTATCCACCTGCTCGTCTCTGACGGCTTCGGCCGTCTCAGCGTCTTACGTTCAGAGGGCGGGGCTTGCGGCCGACTCGTACCGGCTGACTCCACGCCCCCGTATTCATGGACCCTAACGCGCAGGTAGGACAACGCCATCCCGGTTCCCGAACTGTTCGCTCGGAGCGCAAGGTGGTTGAAGCGCGGGCCCGTACGGAACCGGCCACGGGGCGCGTGGCGCGGGCCGGGTGGGGGTACGCGGAAGGGCCCGGACGCGGCTGCGTCGCGGGCCCCTCCGTACGTACTTCGTACGTGGTCAGACAGTGCCTGCCGTACGAGGTCGGGCCGAGGCTCAGGCCTCGGTCTTCTCCTCGGCGTCACCGTCGACGACGGCCTCGACGGTCTCGGCGGCGGCCTCGACCTCGTCCTCGTCGTCCTCCAGGTCGACCGGCTCACCGTTGGTGTCGACGACCTTGGCGGCCTCGACGACCACGGCCAGCGCCTTGCCGCGGGCGACCTCGCCGACGAGCATCGGGACCTGGCCGCCCTCGACGACGGCCTGGGCGAACTGGTCGGGGGACATGCCGGAGGAGGCGGCACGGCGCACCAGGTGCTCGGTGAGCTCCTCCTGGTTGACGTTCAGCTTCTCCTTGTTGACGAGCTCGTCGAGGATGAACTGCGTCTTGATGCCCTTGACGGCCGCTTCCTTGGTCTCGGCGTCGAACTCTTCCCGCGTCTTGCCCTGGATCTCCAGGTACTTGTCGAGGTCGAGGCCCATCTGGCCGAGCTGGTGGTGCTCGAGGTTGTGCGTACGGGTCTGGATCTCGTCCGCGAGGAGCTTCTCGGGGATCGGGACCTCAGTGATCTTGAGCAGCTCGTCGAGCACGCGCTCCTGGGCCTGGGTGGCCTGGTCGAACTGCTTCATGTTCTCGAGGCGCTTGCGGCTGTCGGCCTTGAGCTCGTCGAGGGTGTCGAACTCGGAGGCGAGCTGCGCGAAGTCGTCGTCCAGCTCCGGCAGTTCGCGCGCGGCGACCTGGGTGACCTTGACGGTGACCTCGGAGTCCTTGCCCTCGGCGGAGCCGCCCTTGAGCTGCGAGGTGAAGGTGGCCTCGCCACCGGCCTCCAGGCCCTTGACGGCCTCGTCGATGCCGTCGAGGAGCTCGCCGGAGCCGATGGTGTACGAGACACCCTCGGCGACGCCGTCCTCCAGGACCTCGCCGTCGACCTTGGCCTCAAGGTCGATCGTCACGACGTCGCCGTCCTGGGCGGCGCGCTCGACCGGGGAGGTCGAGGCGAAGCGCTCGCGCAGGTCCGAGACGGCCTTCTCGACGTCCTCGTCGGAGACCTCGACGGCGTCGACGGTGACCTCGATGCCCGAGTAGTCCGGGATCTCGATGGTCGGGCGGATGTCGACCTCGGCGGTGAAGTTCAGCGTCTCGCCGTCCTTCAGCTCCGTGATGTCGACCTCGGGCTGACCCAGCGGGTTCAGCTCGGCCTCGTTGACAGCCTCGGTGTAGAACTTGGGGAGCGCGTCGTTGACGGCCTCCTCCAGCACAGCACCACGGCCGAACCGCTGGTCGATGACTCGGGCCGGGATCTTGCCCTTGCGGAAGCCCTTCACCGTGACCTGCTGGTTGATCTTCTTGTACGCCGCGTCGAGGCTGTCCTTGAGCTCCTCGAAGGGCACCTCGACAGTGAGCCGAACCCGGGTCGGGTTCAGGGTCTCCACGGCGCTCTTCACGGTTCGGTCTCCTTGTGGCTGACTTCTGGGGGTTCTACCCGGTGGCCGACGGCCGCGGGCGGATGGGGCCCGGTTCATCGGATTCATCAGACACACGGGCACGCAGCTTGCATAGTAACCGCAAGCGGGATGCCACCCACAATGTGATCTTGTGCGCGGAGATCGTGCGAGGGATGCCGGAGGCCTCGTACGAGACATATGGGCGGGCCGTCGGGCGAGGCGCGCCGGGGACCTCGGGACCGGTGCGAAGGGCCGCCGGTCGGGTCGCGAAGGGCTGCTGGTCGGGGTGGCGGGATTTGAACCCACGGCCTTCCGCTCCCAAAGCGGACGCGCTACCAAGCTGCGCCACACCCCGTCGGTGCGACACGTAGGGTACATGCCTGCGGGGAATCCGTCGGCCGCTTTCACGGCCGGTGCCGCGCGGCCGGATGCGGTGTGCGCGCGCGGGGGGTGACCCGCTACGATGCTCTTCGTGCCGCGGTCATTTCTGACCTGCGACGCGACGCACGCGGGCGTAGCTCAATGGTAGAGCCCTAGTCTTCCAAACTAGCTACGCGGGTTCGATTCCCGTCGCCCGCTCCACTGCCTCGGGCCCGGTGACCAGCTCACCGGGCCCGAGGTGTTTTCCGGGACCCGGCGGACGCGCTCAGAACTTGATCTGGTCGATCGTTTCCGCGAGGGAGTTCAGGAAGCGGTTTATGGACGGTGCCATCCCCGTCGACGCCATGAAGAAACCGAAGAGCGCGGCGACTATGGCCGGGCCGGTCTTGATGGAGCCGCCGCGGATCATCACCACGAGGACGATCGCCAACAGCAGCACCACAGACAGTGAAATGGCCACAACTGATCACACCCTTGGTCGGTCCGCCTTGCCGGCCCGGAATGTGCCGCCGAGCACACCCCGCAGGGTCCATCGTGCCACCAACACCCCTGTGGGTGCTGCCGCCTGACACATAGCCAAGGTATGGATCACGCCAAGCCGAGGAGGGCGCGGACGGTCGCGTATTTGTGGGTGAGGCGGGTGCGGGTGGGCTCGTCGAGGGCGGCCAGGCGGGCCGGGTCCGCGTTGTGGGCCAGGTCCGCCTCCTTGACCAGCAGTGCGCCCGGGGTGGCCAGGATGCGCGCGGTGTAGGAGGGGAGGTCCTCGCCCTGCTTTTTGGTCACCGCGAGCACCATCTCCCGTACCCCTGGCCCCAGTTCCGCCTCCTCCAGCCACTCCCGCGACAGCACGCCGTCCTCCACCGCGTCGTGCAGCCACGCCGCCGCGATCTGCTCCTGGGTGCCGCCACGCGCGCGTACGCCTTCGGCCACCGCCGCCAGGTGCTCGGTGTACGGGCGGCCCGCCTTGTCCGTCTGGGTGGCGTGGGCCGCCCTCGCCAGGGCTTCGATCTCGGGGAGTGTGAGCATGCGGGTCAGCGTAGGGCCGCCCGGGCGGGGAGGGCCGTGGAGGCGAGGCCCAGGCCCAGGATGCCCGCGGCGAACGAGGCGTACAGGTGGGGCGGGATGTAGGGGTTCTCGCCCGTCAGGCCGTTCGTCATGGGGATCAGCGTGGCCAGGGCGATCGCCGTGCCCAGGATCAGGCCCGCCGACGTCACCAGGAGCGCCTCCCAGCGCACCATGCCCCTCACCTGGCGGCGGGTCGTGCCGATCAGGCGCAGCGTGCCGAGCTCGCGGCGGCGGTCCAGGACCGTCATGACCAGCGTGTTCGCCGCCGCGACCGCCGCGAAGCCGCCGAGGACGGCCGCCATGGTCGTGTTGGCCCAGGCGTTCAGGTCGCGGTCGATGTTCTTGGCGGTGGCGTAGCCCGCCGCGTCCGTGACCGTGTCGCCGAGCCCCGCCAGGACTGTCGACGAAGCCTTGCCCTTCAGCAGGAGTTCCGTCGGCTGGCCCACCGTCGTCGTGTGCGGCGCCAAGTCCCGCTGCGGCAGCGTCACTTGGGACAGGCCCAGGCCCCTGTCGTACGTGGCCACCACCCTCGGGGACGCCTTCGTGCCGTCGGGGAGGATGACGTCGAAGCGGTCGCCCACGTGCTTGTTCGTGTCGTTCGCCAAGGTCTTGTCCAGGGCTGCCGTGCCGGGCTTCAGGGCGTCCAGGGAGCCTTTGCGTACACCCAGGTCCATGACGCGTGCCAGGTCCGCGCCCGTGCCCGTGAAGCCCTGGGTGGAGAAGGACTGGAGGGCGCCGCCGGCGTGGGCCAGGACGGACGTACGGGTCAGGGCCACCGCCGTGTCGACGCCCGGTGTCGCCTTCGCCCGGGTCAGCGCTTCCGAGGTCAGGCCCGAGGGCCCGGTGACCACCCGGTCGGCGATCAGGCCCGCCCGCTGCTGCTTCTCGATGGCGCGGTCCTCGCTGGTGTGCAGGAAGACGAGGACGGACGAGAACGCCATCGCCAGGACGATCGGGGTGATCGCGGAGGCCAGGCGGCGGGCGTTCGTACGGGAGTTGGCCGCCGCCAGCGACGCCGGGGCACCCGCCGCGCGCAGCGGCAGGCCGAACAGACCGGCGCAGGCGCGCGCGATCAGCGGGCCGAGCAGAGCGACGGCGAGCATGAAGAGCATGACGACGCCGAGGGCCGCGTTCGCCGCGTCCTCGCCCTTCTCGGACGCGGCCACGCCCGAGAGCGCGATGCCGCCGCCGAGGGCCGCCAGGCCCAGGGGCGTACGGATCCAGCCGATGCGCAGCCGCTCCACCGACGCGTCCCGCAGCGCCTCGCCCGGCTTGGTGCGGGACGGGCGGCGGGCCGCCATGTACCCGGCGAACAGCGAGGTCAGCACGGCCGCGCCGACAGCCGCGAGCAGCGGGATCCACGACACCGACAGGTCCACGGCCCGCGGGATCGCGCCCTTGTCGCGGAGCTGGCCGAACCACCAGGTCGCGAGCGCCACGCCCGGCAGGCAGCCGAGCGCGCCCGCGAGCGGGGCGACCAGCAGGGTCTCGGTGGCGATGGTGCGCCGGATCTGGCGCGGGGTCGCGCCGATCGCGCGCAGCAGGGCGTACTCGCGGCGGCGCTGTCCGACGGAGAGCGTGACGGTCCCGGCGGCGGTGAAGACGGCGACCATGGTGGCCACGCCGCCGAAGGAGCCGCCGAGCGCGGTCAGCATCTCCTTGGCGAAGGCGAGGCCGCGGGTCTCGACGGCGCCGCGCCCGTCGCCGGTGTGCACCTCGGCCGCGTCCCCGAGCCGCTGTTCGACCTGGTCGGCGAGGGTGGCGGCGGTGACGCCGGGCTTGGCGAGCACGGCGATGGCGTCGGCCTTGCCCGGGTGCCCGGACAGGGCCAGGGCCTGGGTGTTGGCGAACCACATGGTGCCGGGGGCGTCGGTGGTGCCGGACACCGTGAACTGCCGGGTGCCGGAGGGGGTGTCGACGGTGAGCCGGTCGCCGACGCGGGCACGGTCGCCGGTGACCAGCTCGCCCGTGCGGGGCGGGGTTCCGGCGGTGAGCTTCGTGCCGGTGAAGGCGGTCGAGTCCCAGCCGTGGGCGGTAGCGGGCGTATTTCCCGTACGTACGTCGCGTACATCGCTTACGACGCGTACGGGGAAGGAGACGTCCGCGATAGCGGCGGCCGCGCCGGGGGCCGTCGCCGCGCGGGCCGCCAGGGCGGCGTCGAGCCGCGCCTTGTCCGGCAGCGCGACGGATTCGGTGTCGCGGTCCTCGCCGCTGCCGGTCGTGTAGTGGGCCTGCTGGTCGGCGGCGGCGACCACGGGGGCGGCGGCGTAGCGCTCGGCCGGGACGGATGCGCGTACGCCGGTTTCCAGGAGGATTCCGCAGGCGGAGACGATCATCGCGGCCATGAAGAGGGCGATGAAGGTGCCGGTGAAGGCGGAGGGTTTGAAGCGGAGCGCTGCGCGGGCGAGGCCGTTGGGGCGGGTCATGGTGGGGTCACTCCTGTGTGTTGCGTGTCGCGTGCTGCGTGCTGTGTGTGCGCCTGCGGCGGGCATTCCCCACCCCGCCCCTTCCCGAAAGCCCTCTGGCGGGCCGCCGGGTTCTTCGTCTGCGGGCCGTCCCCAACTGGTCGCGCAGTTCCCCGCGCCCCTAGGGGGTACGGGCGATGGCGATGGCGAAGCCGAGCCCTTCAGGGGCGCGGGGAACTGCGCGACCAGCCGCCCACGGCCCGCAGACGTACGACAGCCGCCCGGCCAGGGCTTTCGGGAAGGGGCGGGGTGGGGGAATTCACGCCGCCATCCCCGCGTACGTAGGCGCCGGAGCCGTCAGCGACGTCATCCGGGCCGCGATCTGCCCCGCCGACGCACCCCGCAGCGCATCCGCCAACGCCCCGTCCGCAAGGAACAGGACCTGGTCGGCATAGGCCGCCGCCGACGGATCGTGCGTGACCATGACGACCGTCGCCCCCATCCCGTCCACCGCGTTCCGCAGCAGCAACAGCACCTCCCCCGCCGTCCGCGTGTCCAGCGCCCCCGTCGGCTCGTCCGCGAAGACGACATCCGGCCGCGTCACCAGGGCCCGCGCGATCGCCACCCGCTGCTGCTGCCCGCCGGACAGCTCGCCCGGACGCCGCTTCCCCTTCCCCGCCAGCCCCACCTGCCCGAGCAGTTCCTCCGCCCGGCGCCGGTCCGGCCGCCGGCCCGCGAGCCGCATCGGCAGCAGCACGTTCTGCTCGACCGTGAGCGACGGCAGGAGGTTGAACGCCTGGAACACGAACCCCAGGCGGGAGCGCCGCAGCTCCGTCAGTTTGTTCTCGCCCATGCCCGTGATCTCGGTCCCGCCGAGCCGTACCGACCCGGCCGTGGGCCGGTCGAGCCCCGCCGCGCACTGCAAGAACGTCGACTTGCCCGACCCCGACGGCCCCATCACCGCCGTGAAGCTCCCGCGCGGCAGCGTGAGGTCGATCCCCCGCAGGGCGTGCACGGCCGAGCCGCCGCGCCCGTACTGACGCCGCACCCCGCGCAGCTCGACGGCCCAGCCGGGGTCGCCCTCGACGGCCTCGACCTTTGCCGCCCGCCGCCTGCCGCGTCCCAGTGCCATCGTCCTCGACCTCTCCTCGTACGTACGTTGACCGATGCCTCGAACGTACGGATTCGGGCAGGCCCCGGACCATGGCGGTTCCCGGCGGATCCGGGGTGGGGACACCCCCACCCCCGTACGGGAGTTGTCCCGTTTCCCCTCGCGGGGTGCGTTCGGTTGGTTACGCTCCGCTATGTGACCTGAGCAACTCCGCGAGCCGATGGAGGCCGCCGTGGCGAACATCCGCACACTGGACCCGAGCGCGTCACCGCTCGACTATTACGGTTCCGAGCTGCGCCGAGAACGCGAACGCGCCGGGATGACGCAAGGGCAGCTGGGCGGCTGTCTATTCTGCGCCGCGTCGCTGATCGGCCAGATCGAGACGGCGATGAAGGTGCCCACGAGGGACTTCTCCGAGCGGCTGGATGCCGCGCTGGGGACGGAGGGACGGTTTTCCCGGCTGGTGGGGTTGGTGCTGCGCAGCCAGCTGCCGTGCTGGTTCCAGCAGTACGCGGAGATGGAAGCGCGGGCTACATACATCAGCACCTACCAGGCCCAGGTGGTGTACGGCCTGTTGCAGACGAAGGAGTACGCGGAGGCCCTTGTGGCCGCTCACAGCCCGGACGAGCTCGAAACTCTGGTCGCCGCTCGACTGGAACGCCAGCGGATCCTGGAGCGGGACACCCCGCCCGCGCTGTGGGTAGTGCTCGACGAGGCCGTGCTGTACCGACAGGTCGGCGGCAAGAACGTCATGCGGCAGCAGCTGGCCCACTTGCTGAGCGTCTGCGAACGCCCGTGGACGTACCTCCAAGTGCTCCCCTTCTCGGTCGGCGAACACCCGGCGACTCTCGGGTCGTTCAACCTCCTGCGCTTCGAGGACGACCCGGATCTCTTCTACTCGGAGAGCTACGACATCGGCCACATGTCCGCCAACGCCCCACTGATCAGGGAGCGTTCAGTCAGTTACGCTCGCTTGCAGGCCACAGCCCTCTCACCGGAGGACTCGGCTGCATTGATCGCTCGCGTAATGGAGGAACGTTATGGACCTGACGGACGCGCAGTGGCGTAAGTCGAGCTACAGCGGCGGCGGCGGGGGCGAATGCGTCGAGTGTGCAGCACTCGGGGGCGCGGCATGGCGTAAGTCCAGTTACAGCGGCGGCAGCGGCGGCGACTGCGTCGAGGTCGCCGACCTCCCCCACGCCGTCGCCATCCGCGACTCCAAGCGGCCCGAGGGCGCGGCGCTCACCGTCAGCCCGGCCGCCTTCACCGCCTTCGTACACGACCTCACGCGTCGCGCCTGATCAGCAGCAGCGCACGGTCGTCGTTGACGTCCTTCGCCACCGCCTCGATCAGGTGCCACGCCGCGCCCTCGAAGCCCGTCGTGACGTAACGGTCGGCCTCGCCCGTGAGACGGTCGATGCCTTCCGCGATGTCGCGTTCGGCCGTCTCGACGAGGCCGTCCGTGAAGAGCATCAGGACGTCGCCGGGGCCGAGTGAGCCCTTGACCGGGTGGAACTCGGCCCCGTCGTACACCCCGAGCAGCGGGCCGTCCCCCGACACCTCGCGCCAGCGGCCGGAGCCCGCCTGGAGGTGCAGCGCGGGGAGGTGACCGGCGGACAGCAGCTCGTAGTCGCCGGACTCCAGGTCGAGGACCAGGTGGATCGACGTGGCGAAGCCCTCGTCCCAGTCCTGGCGGAGCAGATAGCCGTTCGCCGCCGGGAGGAAGCCGTGCGGCGGCAGCGAGCCGAGCAGCCCGCCGAACGCCCCCGACAGCAGCAGCGCACGCGACCCCGCGTCCATGCCCTTGCCGGAGACGTCCGTGAGGACGACTTCGAGGGTGCGGTGTCCGTTCGTACGGGCCGCCACCACGAAGTCGCCGGAGAAGGACTGGCCGCCCGCCGGACGCAGGGCCATCTCGCGGTGCCAGCCGCGGGGCAGACGGGGCAGGGCCGACTGGACGCGGATGCGTTCGCGCAGGTCGAAGAGCATGGTGCCGCCGCGCCGCCAGGGCACGCCGACGCGGGCCCGGAACTGGGCGATGAGCAGCCCGAAGAGGCCGCACGCGGCCACGACCAGGACCGTGCCGGGGGTGACCCTGGCGGGGCCCTCCGTGTACGGGCCCAGTTGTACGGACTCGACGATCAGGGCGAGGGCGGCGGCCGCGTACAGACCCAGCAGGCTCGCGGGGCGGAGCAGGACGCCGCCCGCGACGATCGGCAGCGCGAGCGCGGCGGGCGCGCACCAGACCGGCGAGACGAGGGTCGCGGCGGCGATCGCCGGGACGGTCAGGAGCAGGCCCGCGAGCGCGATCCAGTCCGAGCCGTCGCCCCGGAAGTAGTCGACCCCGGACTTGCGCAGCGCGATGCGTGCCCGGTGCGCCGACTTGCGCCACCGGGCACTGTACGAATCCGCTCCCACGCGACGTGCCATTGCCGGTGACCCTATCCAGCCGACGCCGCCGTGCGCAGGGGGACCCCTCTGGCCGTGCGTTCGAAATCAGGTCGACCGGATCACATAACCGCTGGTAGTCATGGCGTATGACTGTGGACGTACGTGCTCTGGACCCCGCTGACTTCGACCAGTGGTACGGGGTGGTGGACCGGGTGTTCGGGGCGGTGCCCGAGGATCCGGAGCTGGAGGAGTTCTGGCGCACGGTGATCGATCCCGCGCGCTGCCTGGCGGCGTACGAGGGGCCGGCCGTCGTCGGCACCACCCAGACCTTCGCGCTGCCGATGTCGGTGCCGGGCGGCGGGTTCGTGGCGACCGGGGCGGTCAGCGCGGTCGGCGTCGCGGCGACGCACCGCCGGCGCGGGATCCTCACGTCGATGATGCGGAGCCAGCTGGAGGCCCTGCGCGAGGAGGGCGTCCCGCTCGCCGTCCTCACGGCGTCCGAGCCGGGGATCTACGGGCGGTACGGGTTCGGCCTCGCCACCCAGCAGCTGAGCCTGGAGATCGACTCGTCGCGGGTGCGGGTGGAGGTGCCGGAGGGCGCGGAGGACGTGACCCTGCGGTACGCGTCCCCCGCCGAGGCCGCTTCGGTGTGCGAGGCCGTCTACGGGCGTGCGGTGGGGACGCGCGCGGGGATGTTCCTGCGCACGCCGGGCTGGGAGCGGCATCCGCTGCTCGACCCGGTGGGGATGCGGGACGGGGGGTCGCCCGCGCAGTGCGTGCTGGCCTCGCGGGGCGGCGAGGTCGTGGGATACGTCCGCTTCCACACGAAGCCGATGTGGGACGCGGCGGGTCCCAAGGGCGTCGTGACGCTGCGGGACATCAACGCGGATTCCCCCGCCGTGTACGGGGCGCTGTGGCGGTTCCTGTGCGACATCGACCTGATGTCGACGGTACAGGCGGGGAACCGGCCGGTGGACGACCCGCTGCTGCACCTGGTGTCCGATGTGCGGCGGTGCGGGGTGCGGGTGCGGGACGGGCTGTACGTGCGGCTGGTGGATGTGGGGGCGCTGGCGTCCCGTACCTATGCGGCCCCGGTGGACGTGGTCTTCGACGTCTCGGACGCGTTCTGTGGGTGGAATGCGGGGCGGTGGCGGTTGAGTGGGGACGGGAAGGGGGCGGTGTGCTCGCGCACGGCGGATCCGGCGGATGTGGCGCTGTCGGTTCGTGACTTGGGGGCGGCGTTCCTGGGGGGCGTGTCCCTGTCTTCCCTGGCTGCGGCGGGCCGGGTCCGGGAGCTTCGGGTGGGCGCCCTGACGGAGGCGGCGACGGCGTTCGCGACGCCGCTGGCCCCGTGGCTACCGCACGGCTTCTAGGGGTTGGAGCCCCCACCCCACCCCTTCCCTAAACCCTCCGGGGGTGGGTGGGTGAAGGTGGCGCTCCCGGGGCTGCGCCCCGGACCCCGGACGTCTTTCGTCTGCGGACCGTAGATGGCTGGTCGCGCAGTTCCCCGCGCCCCTTAAATGCGCCCCTTCGGGGCGCCCCTTTAGGGGCGCGGGGAACTGCGCGAGCAACCGGCCACGGTCCGCAGACGAACTCAGGGGGGTCCGGGGGGGGGCGAAGCCCCCGGCAGCCCGGCCCGACCCACCACCCGGCCGCCCGCCGGAGGGCCTTAGGGAAGGGGCGGGGTGGGGGCTCATCCCCCCTTACGCGCGCCCCTGGCACCTCGGGCACCAGAACAGGTTGCGGGCCGACAGGTCCGCCGTGCGGATCTCCGTGCCGCAGACGTGGCACGGGAGCGTCGCGCGGCGGTACACGTACACCTCTCCCCCGTGGTCATCCACCCGCGGCGGACGCCCCATCGCCTCCGGCATGTGCTCCGGCCGCACGGTGTCGATGCGGTTCAGACGTACACCCTCCCGCATCAGCACCACCAGGTCCGCCCACACCGCGTCCCACTCGGCACGGGAGAGCGAGCGGCCCTCCCGGTACGGGTCCACGCCGTGGCGGAACAGGACCTCCGCCCGGTACACGTTGCCGACGCCCGCGATGACCTTCTGGTCCAGCAGCAGCGCCGCGATCGTCGTGCGGCTGCGCGAGATCCGGGCCCACGCCTTCTCGCCGGTGTCGGCGGGACGCAGCGGATCCGGGCCCAGACGGGCGTGTATGGACGCCTTCTCCGCGTCCGTGATGAGCGCGCAGGTCGTGGGGCCGCGCAGGTCCGCGTACCCGCCGGGACCGGTCAGCCGCAGCCGTACCGTCTCGGTCGGCGGCGGCACCGCGCCCGTACCCAGCGCGTACTTGCCGAACAGGCCCAGGTGGATGTGGATCCAGCCGACCGGGCCGCCGAAGCCCAGGAACAGGTGCTTGCCGTGGGCCTCCGCCACCTCCAGCACCTGGCCGTCCACCAGCGCCGCCCCGTCCGAGAACTTCCCCTGCGGGCTGGACGCGCGTACGCGGCGGCCGCCGAACCACTGCTCGTGGTCGGCGGCCAGCCGGTGGATCGTGTGGCCCTCGGGCATGAGGCGAGGTCAGCCCTGCGGGTGGTGCGCGGGGATCTCGGGGAGCTCGCCCGTCGTCTCGTACCGCGACAGCATCTCGATGCGACGGGTGTGGCGCTCCTCACCCGAGTACGGCGTGCTGAGGAAGATCTCGACGAACTTGGTCGCCTCCGCCTCGGTGTGCATCCGGCCACCGATGGAGATCACGTTCGCGTCGTTGTGCTCACGGCCCAGCGCCGCCGTCTGCTCGCTCCAGGCCAGGGCCGCCCGTACGCCCTTCACCTTGTTCGCGGCGATCTGCTCACCGTTGCCGGAACCGCCGATCACGATGCCCAGCGAGTCCGGGTCCGCGGCCGTCTTCTCGGCGGCGCGCAGGCAGAACGGCGGGTAGTCGTCCTGGGCGTCGTAGATGTGGGGACCGCAGTCGACGGGCTCGTGGCCGTGGGCCTTGAGCCACTCGACCAAGTGGTTCTTGAGTTCGTATCCGGCATGGTCTGAACCGAGGTACACGCGCATGCCCACGAGTGTGGCATGCGATCCGGCGGGCAGGGTTCATCGGGGTGAGACCCGGTAAGGACCTTCGTCCCGGAGAACTGATGACCTTGTTCCCCTCATCACGATTCGGAGTCAGGCCTTCCGTACCTGGGAGTACCGGGCTTCAATGCGTTGGTTCGTAACCCGAGCGACCCTTAGACCTAAGGATTCGTCCATGACCTCGCAACCCTCCCTTGCGAAGGAAGAAGGCCGACCGGGCGATCCCGGAACGCCCGACTCCCCCGTCGTCGGCGCCCCGCACGGCTCCAACGGCCTCCAGGCCGGTCTCAAGAACCGTCACCTCTCCATGATCGCCATCGGCGGTGTCATCGGAGCGGGGCTCTTCGTCGGCTCCAGCTCCGGCATCGCCGCGGCCGGTCCCGCCATCCTGCTCTCGTACGCGCTCGTCGGCCTCATGGTCGTCTTTGTGATGCGGATGCTCGGCGAGATGGCCGCCGCCCGGCCGACCTCCGGCTCCTTCTCGGCCTACGCCGACCAGGCGCTCGGCCGCTGGGCCGGGTTCTCCATCGGCTGGCTGTACTGGTTCTTCTGGGTCGTGGTGCTCGCCGTCGAGGCCACCGCCGGAGCGAAGATCCTGCACGGCTGGGTCGGGGCGGTCCCGCAGTGGGGCTGGGCGCTGATCGTGATGATCGTGCTGACCGCCACGAACCTGGTGTCGGTCTCCTCTTACGGAGAGTTCGAGTTCTGGT encodes the following:
- a CDS encoding GNAT family N-acetyltransferase, which produces MTVDVRALDPADFDQWYGVVDRVFGAVPEDPELEEFWRTVIDPARCLAAYEGPAVVGTTQTFALPMSVPGGGFVATGAVSAVGVAATHRRRGILTSMMRSQLEALREEGVPLAVLTASEPGIYGRYGFGLATQQLSLEIDSSRVRVEVPEGAEDVTLRYASPAEAASVCEAVYGRAVGTRAGMFLRTPGWERHPLLDPVGMRDGGSPAQCVLASRGGEVVGYVRFHTKPMWDAAGPKGVVTLRDINADSPAVYGALWRFLCDIDLMSTVQAGNRPVDDPLLHLVSDVRRCGVRVRDGLYVRLVDVGALASRTYAAPVDVVFDVSDAFCGWNAGRWRLSGDGKGAVCSRTADPADVALSVRDLGAAFLGGVSLSSLAAAGRVRELRVGALTEAATAFATPLAPWLPHGF
- a CDS encoding ribose-5-phosphate isomerase; translation: MRVYLGSDHAGYELKNHLVEWLKAHGHEPVDCGPHIYDAQDDYPPFCLRAAEKTAADPDSLGIVIGGSGNGEQIAANKVKGVRAALAWSEQTAALGREHNDANVISIGGRMHTEAEATKFVEIFLSTPYSGEERHTRRIEMLSRYETTGELPEIPAHHPQG
- a CDS encoding Fpg/Nei family DNA glycosylase produces the protein MPEGHTIHRLAADHEQWFGGRRVRASSPQGKFSDGAALVDGQVLEVAEAHGKHLFLGFGGPVGWIHIHLGLFGKYALGTGAVPPPTETVRLRLTGPGGYADLRGPTTCALITDAEKASIHARLGPDPLRPADTGEKAWARISRSRTTIAALLLDQKVIAGVGNVYRAEVLFRHGVDPYREGRSLSRAEWDAVWADLVVLMREGVRLNRIDTVRPEHMPEAMGRPPRVDDHGGEVYVYRRATLPCHVCGTEIRTADLSARNLFWCPRCQGRA